Proteins encoded in a region of the Cytobacillus pseudoceanisediminis genome:
- a CDS encoding YlaF family protein, with the protein MDKIKWPLLAFAIGAALCMMGIGVAVAERSIIGMIIAIIALIFVMGYGFKTKKKMREDGLL; encoded by the coding sequence ATGGACAAAATCAAGTGGCCTTTATTAGCCTTTGCGATTGGCGCAGCTCTATGCATGATGGGCATAGGCGTTGCTGTAGCTGAAAGAAGCATTATAGGCATGATTATTGCCATCATTGCTTTAATTTTTGTAATGGGATACGGTTTTAAAACAAAGAAGAAAATGAGGGAAGACGGTTTATTATAG
- a CDS encoding GNAT family N-acetyltransferase, translating into MEYMARYQKLNGEWRIWRLDGERIAVTFHVNSSPSNGKPWLGTILVKNSIRRKGIGTKIIEQLAAELKEKGEKSFFAGVPENRQNWIYFLADAGFEQFKMEASPDEKEFLIMVCPLI; encoded by the coding sequence ATGGAATATATGGCCAGGTATCAGAAATTGAATGGTGAGTGGAGAATTTGGAGGCTTGATGGAGAACGGATAGCCGTCACATTCCATGTGAATTCATCTCCTTCTAACGGGAAACCATGGCTCGGTACGATTCTGGTTAAGAACAGTATTCGCAGGAAAGGAATCGGTACTAAGATTATCGAGCAGTTGGCCGCAGAATTAAAGGAAAAAGGAGAAAAGTCTTTCTTTGCGGGTGTTCCTGAAAACCGGCAAAATTGGATATATTTTTTAGCTGACGCCGGTTTTGAGCAATTCAAAATGGAGGCTTCTCCTGATGAAAAAGAATTCTTAATAATGGTCTGTCCATTAATTTGA
- a CDS encoding YktB family protein — translation MSFPGFTNDDFDVFKIDGLDERMDRLKSVIRPKLEELGRHFAPSLSNLSGDEMFPHVAKHARRTKNPPNDTWVAFAGNARGYKMLPHFQIGLWETHVFIWFAIIYEAPNKAAAGKSFENSLDKFYKEIPKDYVWSGDHTKPDAVMHNELSKEELRSMFQRLQNVKKAEILCGYQISREDAVLMSPDQFIEKAESVFRNLLPLYKMA, via the coding sequence ATGTCTTTTCCTGGTTTCACAAACGATGATTTCGATGTCTTTAAAATAGATGGACTTGATGAAAGAATGGACAGGTTAAAATCTGTTATTAGGCCTAAGTTAGAAGAGTTGGGACGCCATTTTGCACCCTCTCTCTCAAACCTGTCCGGAGATGAAATGTTCCCTCATGTTGCTAAGCATGCCAGAAGAACAAAGAATCCGCCAAATGATACTTGGGTCGCATTTGCAGGCAATGCAAGGGGATACAAAATGCTTCCTCATTTCCAGATAGGTTTATGGGAAACGCATGTATTCATCTGGTTTGCCATCATCTATGAAGCACCGAATAAAGCTGCCGCAGGCAAGTCTTTTGAGAACAGCCTGGATAAATTTTATAAAGAAATACCCAAAGATTATGTCTGGTCCGGCGATCACACAAAACCAGATGCTGTTATGCATAATGAACTTTCCAAAGAAGAATTGAGATCCATGTTTCAGCGCCTGCAAAATGTTAAAAAAGCTGAAATTCTTTGCGGCTATCAAATTTCTCGAGAAGATGCCGTTCTCATGTCACCTGATCAGTTTATTGAAAAAGCTGAATCTGTATTTAGAAATTTATTACCCTTATACAAAATGGCATAA
- a CDS encoding UPF0223 family protein, which translates to MEYQYPIDLDWSTEEIVDVIKYFESIEMAYEKGIEREQFMNAYRRFKEIVPGKAQEKNICDEFEEQSGYSSYRTVKLAKELSPGDKVRMQK; encoded by the coding sequence ATGGAATATCAATACCCGATTGACCTGGATTGGTCAACAGAAGAAATAGTTGACGTCATCAAATATTTTGAAAGCATTGAAATGGCATACGAAAAAGGAATTGAGCGAGAACAATTCATGAATGCATATAGACGCTTTAAGGAAATTGTTCCGGGAAAAGCCCAGGAGAAAAACATCTGTGATGAATTTGAAGAACAAAGCGGCTATTCCTCTTACCGGACAGTTAAATTGGCCAAAGAACTTTCACCTGGGGATAAAGTAAGAATGCAGAAATAG
- a CDS encoding GapA-binding peptide SR1P encodes MGTIVCQACNSTIDHFEDEKVTVLYSKKCNCCDGEKTENTKNNR; translated from the coding sequence ATGGGTACAATCGTATGCCAGGCTTGCAATTCAACTATTGATCACTTTGAGGATGAAAAAGTAACAGTACTATATTCAAAAAAATGCAATTGCTGTGATGGAGAAAAAACAGAGAATACAAAAAATAATCGTTAA
- a CDS encoding DUF3055 domain-containing protein translates to MDYFEKLYDEHENVNVRFVGFTTESTRYDFGIVYTNLFFSKPLVICMQTGRSTLLDPKDLEDIEYLQKAFKLDLYEQAADLSEFFIEAIPGARFEEQYD, encoded by the coding sequence ATGGATTATTTTGAGAAGCTCTATGATGAGCATGAAAACGTGAATGTCCGTTTTGTTGGATTTACCACCGAGTCAACACGGTATGATTTTGGAATTGTTTATACAAACCTCTTCTTTTCTAAGCCTCTGGTTATTTGTATGCAGACCGGCCGCTCCACTCTCCTTGACCCAAAAGATCTCGAAGACATCGAATACTTGCAAAAGGCATTTAAGCTTGATTTATATGAACAGGCAGCTGATTTAAGCGAGTTTTTCATAGAAGCGATCCCTGGTGCACGTTTCGAAGAACAATACGATTAA
- a CDS encoding DUF1885 family protein yields the protein MLAANSFIKLVPSSAKENISTEELKELFLYYKDITGKTGRQIKWEYNDAAFPYEIKEKPEAKGTWFYLYSDHDRYNAILLGIDKEKVIEEDGSEREQAYIQVTLPETATFGDKGKANEFCKFLAKKLQGELHLFNGRIMYYYKRK from the coding sequence ATGTTGGCGGCTAATTCTTTTATCAAGCTGGTTCCTTCATCAGCTAAGGAAAATATTTCAACAGAAGAGCTTAAAGAACTTTTCTTATATTATAAGGATATTACAGGCAAAACAGGCAGACAGATTAAATGGGAATATAATGATGCCGCTTTTCCTTATGAGATTAAAGAGAAGCCTGAAGCAAAAGGAACCTGGTTTTACCTATATTCAGACCATGACCGATATAATGCCATATTGCTTGGCATTGATAAAGAAAAAGTTATTGAGGAAGACGGCTCTGAACGGGAGCAGGCCTACATACAGGTTACATTGCCGGAAACTGCAACTTTTGGAGATAAAGGTAAAGCTAATGAATTTTGCAAATTTCTTGCTAAAAAGCTGCAAGGTGAATTGCATCTCTTCAATGGAAGAATCATGTACTATTATAAAAGAAAATAA
- a CDS encoding polysaccharide deacetylase family protein: MILASCTDLTAVEKPSELEKEEYKQEENNSDDHSKVHESKLQKNKGDDEREPKEEAVSLSEPQYKINASNWTVEPMNHANSKVVLLTIDDAPDKNALEMARILKKLSAPAIFFVNGHFIDTPEEAEVLKAIHELGFAIGNHTYSHYNLKTLSEAQQYNEIVSLNDRVEEIIGERPKFFRAPFGSISDYSRKVAKDENMILMNWTYGYDWEKEYQSKEALADIMINSPFLVNGANLLMHDRQWTKEALEDIVKGLRNKGFTPVDPAQISQEIE, encoded by the coding sequence ATGATTTTGGCTTCTTGCACGGATCTTACTGCGGTTGAAAAGCCATCAGAATTGGAAAAAGAAGAGTATAAGCAAGAAGAAAATAATTCGGATGACCATTCCAAAGTTCATGAATCAAAATTGCAGAAGAACAAGGGAGATGACGAAAGAGAGCCTAAAGAAGAGGCAGTATCCTTATCAGAGCCGCAATACAAGATAAATGCAAGTAATTGGACAGTAGAACCAATGAATCATGCAAACTCAAAGGTTGTATTACTGACTATTGACGATGCTCCAGATAAAAATGCATTGGAGATGGCCAGGATCTTAAAAAAACTTTCAGCACCTGCAATCTTCTTTGTTAATGGACACTTCATTGATACTCCGGAAGAAGCAGAAGTTTTGAAGGCAATTCACGAACTTGGTTTTGCTATCGGTAATCACACATACAGCCACTACAACTTAAAAACCTTATCCGAGGCACAGCAATATAATGAGATTGTTAGTCTTAATGATCGAGTAGAAGAGATTATCGGAGAGAGGCCAAAATTCTTCCGGGCACCATTTGGATCCATTTCAGACTACAGCCGAAAGGTTGCTAAGGATGAAAACATGATTCTCATGAATTGGACATACGGATATGACTGGGAAAAGGAATATCAATCAAAAGAAGCTTTGGCAGATATAATGATTAATTCACCCTTTTTAGTGAATGGTGCAAACTTATTGATGCATGATAGGCAATGGACAAAAGAAGCATTAGAGGATATTGTGAAAGGGTTGCGGAATAAAGGATTTACACCTGTCGATCCTGCTCAGATCAGCCAGGAAATAGAATGA